A stretch of Mus caroli chromosome 5, CAROLI_EIJ_v1.1, whole genome shotgun sequence DNA encodes these proteins:
- the Tbx3 gene encoding T-box transcription factor TBX3 isoform X1 codes for MSLSMRDPVIPGTSMAYHPFLPHRAPDFAMSAVLGHQPPFFPALTLPPNGAAALSLPGALAKPIMDQLVGAAETGIPFSSLGPQAHLRPLKTMEPEEDVEDDPKVHLEAKELWDQFHKRGTEMVITKSGRRMFPPFKVRCSGLDKKAKYILLMDIIAADDCRYKFHNSRWMVAGKADPEMPKRMYIHPDSPATGEQWMSKVVTFHKLKLTNNISDKHGFTLAFPSDHATWQGNYSFGTQTILNSMHKYQPRFHIVRANDILKLPYSTFRTYLFPETEFIAVTAYQNDKITQLKIDNNPFAKGFRDTGNGRREKRKQLTLQSMRVFDERHKKETSDESSSEQAAFNCFAQASSPAVSIVGTSNLKDLCPSEAESDAEAESKEEHGPEACDAAKISTTTAEEPGRDKGSPATRAQLFPAEPSRARDTARLDKASPDSRHSPATISSSTRVPGADERRSPGREGPVATKVDEARAIPAKDAFAPLSVQTDATAHLAQGPLPGLGFAPGLAGQQFFNGHPLFLHPGQFAMGGAFSSMAAGMGPLLATVSGASTGVSGLESTAMASAAAAQGLSGASAATLPFHLQQHVLASQGLAMSPFGSLFPYPYTYMAAAAAASTAAASSSVHRHPFLNLNSMRPRLRYSPYSIPVPVPDSSSLLTTALPSMASAAGPLDGKAAALAASPASVAVDSGSELNSRSSTLSSGSVSLSPKLCSEKEAATSELQSIQRLVSGLEAKPDRSCSGSP; via the exons ATGAGCCTCTCCATGAGAGATCCGGTTATCCCTGGGACAAGCATGGCCTATCATCCCTTCCTACCTCACCGGGCGCCGGACTTCGCCATGAGCGCGGTACTGGGCCACCAGCCGCCCTTCTTCCCCGCGCTAACGCTGCCTCCCAACGGCGCCGCGGCGCTCTCGCTCCCCGGAGCTCTGGCCAAGCCCATCATGGATCAGTTAGTGGGGGCTGCTGAGACCGGCATCCCTTTCTCATCCCTGGGACCCCAGGCACATCTGAGGCCTCTGAAGACCATGGAACCCGAAGAAGACGTAGAAGATGACCCCAAGGTGCACCTGGAGGCCAAGGAACTTTGGGACCAGTTTCACAAGCGGGGTACAGAGATGGTCATCACGAAGTCAGGAAG GCGAATGTTCCCTCCGTTTAAAGTGAGGTGCTCTGGACTGGATAAAAAGGCCAAGTATATTTTATTGATGGACATTATAGCTGCTGATGACTGTCGATATAAATTTCACAATTCTCGGTGGATGGTGGCCGGTAAGGCAGACCCCGAAATGCCAAAGAGAATGTATATACACCCTGACAGCCCCGCTACGGGGGAGCAATGGATGTCCAAAGTCGTCACTTTCCACAAACTGAAACTCACCAACAACATATCGGATAAACACGGATTT ACTTTGGCCTTCCCAAGCGATCACGCAACGTGGCAGGGGAATTATAGTTTTGGGACCCAG ACTATACTAAACTCTATGCATAAGTACCAGCCGCGGTTCCACATCGTCAGAGCCAACGATATCCTGAAACTGCCTTACAGTACTTTTCGAACCTACCTGTTCCCGGAAACAGAATTCATCGCAGTTACTGCCTATCAAAATGACAAG ATAACTCAGTTAAAAATAGACAACAATCCCTTTGCAAAGGGTTTCCGAGACACTGGCAATGGCAGGAGAGAAAAAAG AAAGCAGCTCACACTGCAGTCCATGAGAGTGTTTGACGAGAGGCATAAGAAGGAGACTTCCGATGAGTCCTCCAGTGAGCAGGCAGCCTTCAACTGCTTTGCCCAGGCCTCCTCTCCTGCTGTCTCTATCGTGGGGACATCCAACCTCAAAG ATCTGTGTCCCAGCGAAGCCGAGAGTGACGCCGAGGCTGAGAGCAAGGAGGAGCACGGCCCTGAGGCCTGCGACGCGGCCAAGATTTCCACCACCACGGCCGAGGAGCCAGGCCGCGACAAGGGCAGCCCGGCCACCAGGGCGCAGCTGTTCCCTGCGGAACCCAGCCGGGCCCGCGACACCGCGCGTCTGGACAAGGCATCGCCAGACTCGCGCCACAGCCCGGCCACCATCTCGTCCAGCACGCGAGTTCCGGGAGCGGATGAGCGCAGGAGTCCCGGGCGTGAGGGTCCAGTCGCCACCAAGGTGGATGAGGCGCGCGCGATTCCTGCCAAGGACGCCTTCGCTCCACTGTCTGTGCAGACAGACGCCACCGCGCACCTAGCGCAGGGGCCCCTCCCGGGCTTGGGTTTTGCCCCAGGCCTTGCGGGCCAGCAGTTCTTCAACGGGCACCCGCTCTTCCTGCACCCGGGCCAGTTCGCCATGGGCGGCGCCTTCTCTAGCATGGCTGCAGGCATGGGGCCCCTGCTGGCCACAGTATCCGGAGCATCCACCGGCGTCTCAGGCCTAGAATCCACAGCCATGGCCTCGGCTGCCGCAGCGCAGGGACTGTCCGGGGCGTCGGCTGCCACCCTGCCCTTCCACCTCCAACAACACGTTCTGGCCTCCCAG ggCTTGGCTATGTCGCCTTTCGGGAGCCTGTTTCCTTACCCCTACACATACAtggctgcagcagctgcagcctcCACCGCGGCCGCCTCCAGCTCCGTGCACCGCCACCCGTTCCTCAATTTGAACAGCATGCGCCCCAGGCTGCGTTACAGCCCCTATTCCATCCCCGTCCCAGTGCCGGATAGCAGCAGTTTGCTGACCACAGCTTTACCATCCATGGCTTCCGCCGCAGGGCCCCTAGACGGCAAAGCGGCCGCCCTGGCAGCCAGCCCAGCCTCGGTGGCTGTGGACTCGGGGTCAGAACTGAACAGCCGCTCGTCCACGCTGTCCTCTGGCTCAGTGTCCTTGTCACCCAAACTCTGCTCCGAGAAGGAGGCGGCTACCAGCGAACTGCAGAGTATCCAGCGGCTGGTCAGTGGCTTGGAAGCCAAGCCAGACAGGTCCTGCAGCGGGTCcccttaa
- the Tbx3 gene encoding T-box transcription factor TBX3 isoform X2, whose translation MSLSMRDPVIPGTSMAYHPFLPHRAPDFAMSAVLGHQPPFFPALTLPPNGAAALSLPGALAKPIMDQLVGAAETGIPFSSLGPQAHLRPLKTMEPEEDVEDDPKVHLEAKELWDQFHKRGTEMVITKSGRRMFPPFKVRCSGLDKKAKYILLMDIIAADDCRYKFHNSRWMVAGKADPEMPKRMYIHPDSPATGEQWMSKVVTFHKLKLTNNISDKHGFTILNSMHKYQPRFHIVRANDILKLPYSTFRTYLFPETEFIAVTAYQNDKITQLKIDNNPFAKGFRDTGNGRREKRKQLTLQSMRVFDERHKKETSDESSSEQAAFNCFAQASSPAVSIVGTSNLKDLCPSEAESDAEAESKEEHGPEACDAAKISTTTAEEPGRDKGSPATRAQLFPAEPSRARDTARLDKASPDSRHSPATISSSTRVPGADERRSPGREGPVATKVDEARAIPAKDAFAPLSVQTDATAHLAQGPLPGLGFAPGLAGQQFFNGHPLFLHPGQFAMGGAFSSMAAGMGPLLATVSGASTGVSGLESTAMASAAAAQGLSGASAATLPFHLQQHVLASQGLAMSPFGSLFPYPYTYMAAAAAASTAAASSSVHRHPFLNLNSMRPRLRYSPYSIPVPVPDSSSLLTTALPSMASAAGPLDGKAAALAASPASVAVDSGSELNSRSSTLSSGSVSLSPKLCSEKEAATSELQSIQRLVSGLEAKPDRSCSGSP comes from the exons ATGAGCCTCTCCATGAGAGATCCGGTTATCCCTGGGACAAGCATGGCCTATCATCCCTTCCTACCTCACCGGGCGCCGGACTTCGCCATGAGCGCGGTACTGGGCCACCAGCCGCCCTTCTTCCCCGCGCTAACGCTGCCTCCCAACGGCGCCGCGGCGCTCTCGCTCCCCGGAGCTCTGGCCAAGCCCATCATGGATCAGTTAGTGGGGGCTGCTGAGACCGGCATCCCTTTCTCATCCCTGGGACCCCAGGCACATCTGAGGCCTCTGAAGACCATGGAACCCGAAGAAGACGTAGAAGATGACCCCAAGGTGCACCTGGAGGCCAAGGAACTTTGGGACCAGTTTCACAAGCGGGGTACAGAGATGGTCATCACGAAGTCAGGAAG GCGAATGTTCCCTCCGTTTAAAGTGAGGTGCTCTGGACTGGATAAAAAGGCCAAGTATATTTTATTGATGGACATTATAGCTGCTGATGACTGTCGATATAAATTTCACAATTCTCGGTGGATGGTGGCCGGTAAGGCAGACCCCGAAATGCCAAAGAGAATGTATATACACCCTGACAGCCCCGCTACGGGGGAGCAATGGATGTCCAAAGTCGTCACTTTCCACAAACTGAAACTCACCAACAACATATCGGATAAACACGGATTT ACTATACTAAACTCTATGCATAAGTACCAGCCGCGGTTCCACATCGTCAGAGCCAACGATATCCTGAAACTGCCTTACAGTACTTTTCGAACCTACCTGTTCCCGGAAACAGAATTCATCGCAGTTACTGCCTATCAAAATGACAAG ATAACTCAGTTAAAAATAGACAACAATCCCTTTGCAAAGGGTTTCCGAGACACTGGCAATGGCAGGAGAGAAAAAAG AAAGCAGCTCACACTGCAGTCCATGAGAGTGTTTGACGAGAGGCATAAGAAGGAGACTTCCGATGAGTCCTCCAGTGAGCAGGCAGCCTTCAACTGCTTTGCCCAGGCCTCCTCTCCTGCTGTCTCTATCGTGGGGACATCCAACCTCAAAG ATCTGTGTCCCAGCGAAGCCGAGAGTGACGCCGAGGCTGAGAGCAAGGAGGAGCACGGCCCTGAGGCCTGCGACGCGGCCAAGATTTCCACCACCACGGCCGAGGAGCCAGGCCGCGACAAGGGCAGCCCGGCCACCAGGGCGCAGCTGTTCCCTGCGGAACCCAGCCGGGCCCGCGACACCGCGCGTCTGGACAAGGCATCGCCAGACTCGCGCCACAGCCCGGCCACCATCTCGTCCAGCACGCGAGTTCCGGGAGCGGATGAGCGCAGGAGTCCCGGGCGTGAGGGTCCAGTCGCCACCAAGGTGGATGAGGCGCGCGCGATTCCTGCCAAGGACGCCTTCGCTCCACTGTCTGTGCAGACAGACGCCACCGCGCACCTAGCGCAGGGGCCCCTCCCGGGCTTGGGTTTTGCCCCAGGCCTTGCGGGCCAGCAGTTCTTCAACGGGCACCCGCTCTTCCTGCACCCGGGCCAGTTCGCCATGGGCGGCGCCTTCTCTAGCATGGCTGCAGGCATGGGGCCCCTGCTGGCCACAGTATCCGGAGCATCCACCGGCGTCTCAGGCCTAGAATCCACAGCCATGGCCTCGGCTGCCGCAGCGCAGGGACTGTCCGGGGCGTCGGCTGCCACCCTGCCCTTCCACCTCCAACAACACGTTCTGGCCTCCCAG ggCTTGGCTATGTCGCCTTTCGGGAGCCTGTTTCCTTACCCCTACACATACAtggctgcagcagctgcagcctcCACCGCGGCCGCCTCCAGCTCCGTGCACCGCCACCCGTTCCTCAATTTGAACAGCATGCGCCCCAGGCTGCGTTACAGCCCCTATTCCATCCCCGTCCCAGTGCCGGATAGCAGCAGTTTGCTGACCACAGCTTTACCATCCATGGCTTCCGCCGCAGGGCCCCTAGACGGCAAAGCGGCCGCCCTGGCAGCCAGCCCAGCCTCGGTGGCTGTGGACTCGGGGTCAGAACTGAACAGCCGCTCGTCCACGCTGTCCTCTGGCTCAGTGTCCTTGTCACCCAAACTCTGCTCCGAGAAGGAGGCGGCTACCAGCGAACTGCAGAGTATCCAGCGGCTGGTCAGTGGCTTGGAAGCCAAGCCAGACAGGTCCTGCAGCGGGTCcccttaa